From the genome of Triticum aestivum cultivar Chinese Spring chromosome 3B, IWGSC CS RefSeq v2.1, whole genome shotgun sequence, one region includes:
- the LOC123066157 gene encoding uncharacterized protein, whose product MAAGRRVMSNAGVAAALVALLVVAAAAGAAGYHVCDVDTDSMVSNCRSYCTVGSTEASPSGACCGAVHGGDFHCLCKYKDVLPKNIDANRAMQIPGKCGYGATSC is encoded by the coding sequence AGGGTGATGAGCAACGCCGGCGTCGCTGCCGCGCTGGTGGCGCTGCtggtcgtggcggcggcggcgggcgcggccggGTACCATGTCTGCGACGTGGACACGGACAGCATGGTGAGCAACTGCAGGTCCTACTGCACGGTGGGCAGCACGGAGGCCAGTCCCAGCGGCGCGTGCTGCGGCGCGGTGCACGGCGGCGACTTCCACTGCCTCTGCAAGTACAAGGACGTGCTGCCCAAGAACATCGACGCGAACCGCGCCATGCAGATCCCCGGCAAGTGCGGCTACGGGGCGACCTCCTGCTAG